From Spirosoma aerolatum, one genomic window encodes:
- a CDS encoding sigma-54-dependent transcriptional regulator gives MINENDRIPANILIVDDTPNNISILFETLSSHGYKVLVERDGKSAIEQIRYARPDLVLLDVMMPGMDGFETCRRLKLDPQTRDVPVIFMTALSETIDKVNGFNMGAVDYITKPFQLQEVLSRIHTHLSIRRLRLELQEANQRLEQRVAERTEALSKALAEVEQLKNQLQAENSYLREEIKSSSNFEEIVTQSKPFQKVLRQVEQVAPTTTTVLILGESGTGKELLARAVHNLSSRRNRSLVKINCAVLPATLIESELFGHEKGSFTGATGQKIGRFELADGGTIFLDEIGEMPIELQAKLLRVLQEGEFERVGGNKTLKVNVRVIAATNRDLEKEVAGGRFREDLFYRLNVFPIQSLPLRDRKEDIPLLVQHFCTKHGPGIGRRIEVISQDVIDTLMAYNWPGNIRELENIVERSLIISPGRKLELGDWVSRRSTLDKKLSPITLEECERAHILSVLETTRWKVSGKNGAAAILDVIPTTLESKMKKLGINRNA, from the coding sequence ATGATTAACGAGAATGACCGCATACCCGCCAATATTCTGATTGTTGACGATACCCCCAATAACATCAGTATCCTGTTCGAAACCCTGAGCAGTCATGGCTATAAAGTGCTGGTGGAGCGGGATGGCAAAAGTGCCATCGAACAAATTCGCTATGCCCGACCCGACCTGGTCTTGCTGGATGTAATGATGCCCGGCATGGATGGCTTTGAAACCTGTCGACGACTTAAACTTGACCCTCAAACCCGCGATGTACCCGTTATTTTCATGACGGCCCTGTCCGAAACCATCGACAAAGTCAATGGTTTCAATATGGGTGCTGTCGATTACATTACCAAGCCCTTTCAACTTCAGGAAGTTCTCTCACGCATCCATACCCATTTGAGTATCCGACGGTTACGACTGGAGTTGCAGGAAGCTAATCAACGCTTGGAACAACGTGTGGCCGAACGGACCGAAGCCCTCTCCAAAGCACTGGCCGAGGTCGAACAACTTAAAAATCAGCTTCAGGCCGAGAATAGCTACCTGCGGGAGGAGATTAAATCGAGCAGTAATTTTGAAGAGATCGTTACCCAGAGCAAACCGTTCCAGAAAGTACTGCGGCAGGTGGAGCAGGTAGCCCCAACCACTACCACTGTGCTGATTCTGGGCGAGTCGGGCACGGGTAAGGAGTTGCTGGCCCGCGCCGTGCATAACCTGAGTAGTCGACGAAACCGGTCGCTGGTCAAGATCAATTGCGCCGTTTTGCCCGCTACACTTATTGAAAGCGAATTATTTGGGCATGAAAAAGGGTCTTTTACGGGCGCAACGGGACAGAAAATCGGTCGGTTCGAGTTAGCTGACGGTGGTACTATTTTTCTGGATGAGATTGGCGAAATGCCCATCGAACTACAAGCCAAGCTGCTGCGGGTATTGCAGGAAGGCGAATTTGAGCGGGTGGGCGGCAACAAAACCCTGAAGGTAAACGTTCGGGTCATTGCGGCCACGAACCGGGACCTGGAAAAAGAAGTGGCAGGAGGTCGATTCCGGGAGGATTTGTTCTACCGGCTGAACGTGTTTCCAATCCAGAGTTTACCCCTTCGCGACCGAAAAGAAGATATTCCCTTGCTGGTGCAGCATTTCTGCACCAAACACGGTCCCGGCATCGGTCGCCGGATTGAGGTCATCAGTCAGGACGTAATCGATACCCTTATGGCCTATAACTGGCCCGGCAACATTCGCGAACTGGAAAACATCGTTGAGCGATCGCTAATCATTTCGCCGGGCCGCAAACTCGAATTAGGGGACTGGGTAAGCCGACGAAGTACGCTTGATAAAAAGCTAAGTCCCATCACCCTGGAAGAATGCGAACGGGCACACATTCTGTCTGTGTTGGAAACAACGCGCTGGAAAGTAAGCGGAAAAAACGGCGCAGCGGCCATCCTGGATGTTATTCCCACTACCTTGGAGTCGAAGATGAAAAAATTAGGCATCAATAGAAATGCTTGA
- a CDS encoding PAS domain-containing hybrid sensor histidine kinase/response regulator has protein sequence MADRMNTDEKALHLSHFTVEEALEAIILIDQHGQVYRANKAAGLLLHYSIDELRGLAFPDFSIDYDADKFAALWQSLENVQTQTFEIRMRRKDGSLLHAEVGINFIYFEDEQYLCCFLRDVTERSQLDETLRLISEGTAGVTGMDFFQSLVQHITATLDVRFALVTECANVEKTRVRTLAYVEHSQLLENIEYDLAGTPCSIVMQGRDFYYPYDVELNFVKDSGIESYVGVPIYDRAQQVIGHIAVCDHRPLLNQQKYLSVLRIFASRSGAEIERKVAEEKLRHTQEQLEATVIERTREFLKARDAAEMANRAKSEFLANMSHELRTPLNGILGYTQLFQRDLSLTDHQQQGINIIHNCAENLLVLINDVLDLSKIEAQKLEVDHKPFNLNELLTNIVSLIRVKAEQKNLSFYFQAPASLPEMVIGDERKLRQVLINLLGNAVKFTDRGGVSLKVIPQPNDQLTFQVDDTGVGIPPDKLDLIFLPFQQVRDESRFIEGTGLGLTITEKLITLMQGTLRVVSTPGEGSSFRVTVQLSPIVVSRPLGLDRREPQQINGYEGRRRTVLIVDDHWENRSLLTNLLEPLGFRTLEAENGAVALKRAHENLPDLVLMDLVMPRMDGFEAVRQFRRDAAFSSVKIVALSASLLNSQQVSLDAGCNDFLPKPVNMDELLSVIQFHLQLNWTYFAATETKTHSAKPQSNHRATMAQLPPIHLLEDLYATSLTGDIQGVLSRLDMMATTTKEWDDFIQIIRGMARQFDMKRMRDYLKDSLSA, from the coding sequence ATGGCAGACCGTATGAACACGGACGAGAAAGCCTTACACCTCTCGCACTTTACAGTCGAGGAGGCTCTTGAAGCTATTATTCTCATCGACCAACATGGACAAGTATACCGGGCTAATAAAGCCGCCGGGTTACTGTTACACTATTCGATTGATGAATTAAGGGGACTTGCCTTCCCTGATTTCAGCATCGACTATGATGCCGACAAATTTGCTGCACTGTGGCAATCGCTGGAAAACGTACAGACCCAGACGTTCGAGATCCGGATGCGCCGAAAAGACGGTAGCCTCCTGCACGCTGAAGTCGGCATCAATTTCATTTATTTCGAAGACGAGCAGTACCTATGCTGTTTTCTGCGCGATGTGACTGAGCGTAGTCAACTGGATGAAACGCTACGGCTGATTTCGGAAGGAACAGCGGGGGTAACGGGTATGGATTTTTTCCAAAGCCTGGTGCAACACATCACGGCTACGTTAGACGTGCGGTTTGCGCTCGTTACGGAATGTGCCAACGTCGAAAAAACGCGTGTGCGAACCCTGGCCTACGTTGAACACAGTCAATTGCTCGAAAACATTGAATACGATCTGGCTGGTACCCCCTGTAGCATTGTGATGCAGGGCCGGGATTTTTACTATCCCTACGATGTTGAGCTTAATTTTGTCAAGGACTCGGGTATTGAATCCTACGTTGGCGTACCCATTTACGACCGGGCGCAGCAGGTTATTGGGCATATTGCTGTCTGCGACCATCGGCCCCTGCTAAACCAGCAGAAGTATCTGAGTGTACTGCGTATTTTTGCGTCGCGGTCGGGGGCCGAAATCGAGCGAAAAGTGGCAGAAGAGAAGCTTCGCCACACCCAGGAGCAACTCGAAGCCACCGTGATTGAGCGAACCCGGGAGTTTCTGAAAGCCAGAGATGCCGCTGAAATGGCCAACCGGGCCAAAAGTGAGTTTCTGGCCAACATGAGCCACGAACTCCGTACACCCCTCAATGGCATTCTGGGCTATACACAACTATTTCAGCGCGACCTATCTCTAACCGACCATCAGCAGCAGGGCATCAACATTATTCATAACTGTGCCGAAAACCTACTGGTACTGATCAACGATGTGCTGGACCTCTCGAAAATAGAAGCCCAGAAACTGGAAGTCGACCACAAACCGTTCAATCTGAACGAACTCCTGACCAACATTGTCAGCCTTATTCGGGTTAAGGCTGAGCAGAAGAATCTGTCGTTTTACTTTCAGGCTCCAGCCTCCCTTCCCGAAATGGTTATCGGCGACGAGCGAAAACTTCGACAGGTGCTCATTAACCTCCTTGGCAATGCCGTCAAATTTACCGATCGGGGGGGCGTTTCGCTGAAAGTGATTCCGCAGCCCAACGATCAGCTAACGTTTCAGGTCGATGATACCGGTGTTGGCATCCCGCCCGACAAACTAGACCTGATCTTTTTGCCTTTTCAGCAAGTCCGGGACGAAAGTCGGTTTATCGAAGGAACCGGTTTAGGACTGACCATCACCGAAAAGCTTATTACCCTCATGCAGGGAACACTTCGGGTGGTGAGTACCCCCGGCGAAGGCAGTTCATTTCGGGTAACCGTCCAGTTGTCGCCTATTGTCGTATCCCGTCCATTGGGCTTAGACCGCCGGGAACCTCAGCAGATCAATGGCTACGAAGGCCGTCGGCGAACGGTGCTGATTGTGGATGACCATTGGGAGAACCGGTCGTTACTGACCAACCTGCTGGAACCGTTGGGCTTTCGAACTCTGGAAGCCGAGAATGGAGCTGTTGCGCTGAAGCGTGCCCACGAAAACCTGCCCGATCTGGTGCTTATGGACCTGGTGATGCCACGTATGGATGGGTTTGAGGCTGTTCGGCAGTTTCGGCGCGACGCAGCCTTTTCGAGCGTTAAAATCGTTGCCCTGTCAGCCAGTTTGCTCAACAGTCAGCAGGTAAGTCTCGATGCGGGTTGCAACGATTTTCTGCCTAAACCCGTCAATATGGACGAGTTGCTGAGTGTGATTCAGTTCCATTTACAACTAAACTGGACCTATTTCGCGGCTACCGAGACTAAAACCCATTCGGCAAAACCCCAGAGCAACCACCGGGCAACAATGGCCCAACTGCCTCCCATTCATTTGCTCGAAGACCTGTATGCTACCTCCTTAACGGGCGATATTCAGGGCGTACTCAGCCGACTGGATATGATGGCAACGACAACGAAGGAGTGGGACGATTTTATTCAGATCATCCGGGGAATGGCCCGTCAGTTCGATATGAAGCGAATGCGTGATTATTTGAAAGACAGTTTATCTGCTTAA
- a CDS encoding TetR/AcrR family transcriptional regulator: MTETKEIWIKTGYEIFAISGDNALKVETLAKRLGISKSSFYHHFAEMDIFVGHLLDYHLTQSGVIAGKENNATKIDPELIAILVEHKIDLLFNRQLRIKQDIDLYQKTLAKSNQIIGRGFVALWAKDLNLTLSHKQLEGLFELALENFFLQINHDKLNVEWLTAYFINLKKIAQRFE, translated from the coding sequence ATGACGGAAACGAAAGAAATCTGGATAAAGACCGGGTATGAAATTTTTGCCATTTCGGGCGACAATGCGCTTAAAGTTGAGACATTGGCGAAGCGATTGGGTATAAGCAAATCATCATTCTACCACCACTTTGCAGAGATGGACATCTTTGTTGGTCATTTGCTGGATTACCACTTAACGCAATCAGGAGTGATTGCTGGAAAGGAGAATAATGCCACTAAAATTGATCCTGAATTGATCGCTATTTTAGTGGAACACAAAATCGACCTGCTCTTTAATCGACAGCTTCGCATTAAACAGGATATCGACTTGTATCAGAAAACGCTGGCAAAGTCCAATCAGATTATTGGTCGCGGGTTTGTAGCGCTTTGGGCGAAAGACTTGAATCTAACGCTTAGTCATAAACAACTAGAAGGGCTTTTCGAGCTGGCTTTAGAAAATTTCTTTCTTCAGATTAACCACGACAAGTTGAATGTCGAATGGCTTACAGCGTATTTTATCAACTTGAAAAAAATAGCCCAACGCTTCGAATAG
- a CDS encoding ligand-binding sensor domain-containing protein, with product MKFTLLHYVVGFLMSLPAIGQEMGSPLMEHFSPKDYQAHPENRAIVQDGRGILYVSNYNGLLEYDGASWQLIEVPGLTVRSLDVDQHGTVFVGTQTDFGYLKAMPTGLMKYVSLSDQLPASDRHVSPVWRLYCTPDGIYFCTFEKIIRYRPQQPMRVWYPKRQFQLAHYARRTLLVQDEGIGLMQLGTNETFTLVPGGASLVAMPIQSILPFQQQKLLLVTQQQGLWVYDAADLRQPSVRSSITPLVTSEDRWLRQSDISQAIALPDSATGVMRYAFASLRGGIRILDTKGQLIQRIDEQNGLTKNRVHSLFLDHQQTLWAGLANGIDKLEINSPITRFGENMNIRATVWDVYRHQRQLYVGTNTGLAYLDKQTGIFRSIRGSESPCWDMLSFGQDLLVGSMDAVLRVRDGVLQQSVAIPGGMAYALARSQVDTTVVFAAMFDGVNVLRYQQGEFQWIGKLHGISGECWSITPDANGNLWIGTHLQGFFYVDLSNGIRLNPPIRHYRLSDGLNQLTWNYVVPTSEGLFFTTKNRIYHYSSRSDRFDEDTRFAPLFRNPKVSSPFFAQDKQRTLWFANPLGVLRHRGKGAFAYDSLSLLPIQRSGFAILPEPNGIVWIGNDEALYRYDGTHKQPSTPFESIIRGVRLTQSDSLLPLTARQSGIQLAYADRAIMFQFAAASFLGTSDNEFQYRLMGHGLMMDDTNWSKWTKELKKEYTNLPAGMYTFFVRARNPYGQLSRESTYVFVVLPPWYQTKLAYLVYSLATALCIIGIIRFYTRHLTNEKIKLEQLVQARTAQVVQQNEALEKQAVDLKAAKEAAETANRAKSEFLANMSHELRTPLNGILGFAQLLQQDTSLNETQQKGVRVIQESGANLLTLINKLLNITRIEGLEDGKWSNPTNISASDVPHENRVAEPGPLPPLSYLQTLHELAMTGDIQGILAQLQQIDSLDSAYSPFARKVREMADVFDTKQIRAYLKTCLKTYD from the coding sequence ATGAAATTTACACTGCTGCATTATGTTGTCGGCTTCCTGATGAGCCTGCCAGCCATCGGGCAGGAAATGGGTAGCCCATTGATGGAGCATTTTAGTCCCAAAGACTACCAGGCACACCCCGAAAACCGAGCTATTGTACAGGATGGTCGAGGGATTTTGTATGTGAGCAATTACAATGGGCTGCTCGAATACGATGGGGCATCCTGGCAACTCATTGAGGTGCCGGGCCTGACAGTCAGATCGTTGGATGTCGATCAGCATGGAACCGTTTTCGTGGGTACCCAAACCGATTTCGGCTACCTGAAGGCTATGCCAACCGGCCTTATGAAGTATGTGTCGCTGTCGGATCAACTACCCGCTTCGGATCGGCACGTATCGCCCGTCTGGCGGCTGTATTGCACACCCGATGGTATTTATTTCTGCACGTTTGAGAAAATTATCCGGTATCGACCCCAACAACCGATGCGGGTATGGTATCCCAAGCGGCAGTTTCAGCTAGCACATTACGCCCGCCGAACACTACTGGTCCAGGATGAAGGCATCGGTCTGATGCAACTGGGCACCAACGAAACCTTTACGCTCGTACCCGGTGGCGCATCGCTGGTAGCTATGCCTATTCAATCCATTCTACCCTTTCAGCAACAGAAATTACTGCTAGTTACCCAGCAACAGGGACTGTGGGTTTACGATGCAGCCGATCTGCGCCAACCATCGGTTCGCTCATCCATAACCCCGCTTGTCACGTCGGAAGATCGCTGGCTTCGGCAAAGTGATATTTCTCAGGCCATCGCGCTACCCGATTCGGCTACTGGAGTGATGCGGTACGCCTTTGCGAGTTTACGAGGGGGTATTCGGATTCTGGACACCAAAGGGCAACTCATTCAGCGTATTGATGAGCAAAATGGTCTAACCAAAAACCGGGTGCATAGCCTGTTTCTCGACCACCAGCAAACCCTTTGGGCCGGGCTGGCCAATGGAATCGATAAACTGGAGATCAATAGCCCTATCACCCGCTTTGGCGAGAATATGAATATCCGCGCTACGGTTTGGGATGTGTATAGGCACCAGCGGCAACTCTATGTGGGTACCAATACGGGACTGGCGTATCTGGACAAACAGACCGGCATATTTCGGTCCATTCGCGGCTCGGAGTCCCCTTGCTGGGATATGCTATCGTTTGGGCAGGATTTGCTGGTGGGTTCAATGGATGCTGTATTGCGGGTTCGCGACGGGGTGTTGCAACAATCAGTAGCTATTCCGGGTGGTATGGCTTACGCATTGGCACGGTCACAAGTCGATACAACGGTTGTCTTTGCGGCCATGTTCGATGGGGTCAATGTTTTACGCTATCAGCAGGGGGAGTTTCAATGGATAGGCAAGTTGCACGGTATATCGGGTGAATGTTGGTCTATTACTCCCGATGCCAATGGAAATCTCTGGATTGGTACGCATCTACAGGGATTCTTTTATGTCGATCTGTCAAACGGTATTCGCTTAAATCCACCAATCCGGCACTATAGGCTATCGGACGGCTTAAATCAGCTAACCTGGAATTACGTGGTGCCAACCTCCGAGGGATTATTTTTCACTACAAAAAATCGTATTTATCACTATTCATCTCGTTCTGACCGGTTCGACGAAGACACTCGCTTTGCCCCGCTCTTTCGAAACCCAAAAGTAAGTTCACCTTTTTTTGCACAGGATAAGCAACGCACCCTCTGGTTTGCTAATCCACTGGGTGTTTTGCGGCATCGGGGTAAGGGGGCATTTGCCTACGATAGTCTGAGCCTGTTGCCAATTCAGCGGAGTGGGTTTGCCATTCTGCCCGAACCCAATGGCATTGTCTGGATTGGTAACGACGAGGCTTTGTACCGCTACGACGGTACCCATAAACAACCGTCAACACCGTTTGAGTCGATCATTCGTGGGGTTCGCCTTACGCAATCCGATTCATTATTGCCCTTAACGGCCCGACAATCCGGCATTCAGCTTGCCTATGCCGACCGGGCTATAATGTTTCAGTTTGCTGCCGCTAGTTTCCTGGGAACCAGTGACAACGAGTTTCAATATCGGCTGATGGGGCACGGCCTGATGATGGACGATACGAACTGGTCAAAATGGACGAAAGAGCTTAAAAAGGAATATACCAATCTGCCCGCTGGCATGTACACGTTTTTCGTGCGTGCCCGAAATCCATACGGGCAACTCAGTCGCGAAAGTACCTATGTTTTTGTTGTACTGCCGCCCTGGTATCAGACAAAACTGGCTTATCTGGTTTATAGCCTTGCCACTGCCCTGTGCATTATCGGGATTATTCGTTTCTACACACGCCACCTTACCAATGAAAAAATAAAACTGGAACAACTGGTTCAAGCTCGAACTGCACAGGTAGTCCAACAGAACGAAGCGCTAGAAAAACAAGCCGTTGACCTGAAAGCCGCCAAAGAAGCCGCCGAGACGGCCAACCGGGCTAAAAGCGAATTTTTGGCCAATATGAGCCACGAGTTACGCACACCCCTCAACGGAATTCTGGGGTTTGCGCAACTGTTGCAACAGGATACGTCGCTGAATGAAACCCAGCAGAAAGGCGTTCGGGTAATTCAGGAAAGTGGTGCCAACCTGCTAACCCTGATCAATAAACTCCTGAATATTACTCGTATCGAAGGGCTGGAGGATGGAAAATGGAGCAATCCCACCAATATATCGGCCTCTGATGTGCCCCATGAGAACAGGGTGGCTGAACCTGGTCCACTACCGCCTTTATCGTATTTACAAACCCTACATGAATTGGCTATGACAGGTGATATTCAGGGCATTTTAGCCCAGCTTCAACAGATCGACTCGCTCGATTCAGCTTATTCACCGTTTGCACGAAAAGTTCGTGAGATGGCCGACGTATTTGATACAAAGCAAATCCGAGCTTACCTTAAAACTTGCCTAAAAACCTATGATTAA
- a CDS encoding histidine kinase dimerization/phosphoacceptor domain -containing protein has protein sequence MNGYVVFGWFFLLLCLSVPDGQAQSTKLYFDEPPKETLGRNRNQLTINRFFTDRDDFLWFVTGSGLSRYDGHEIVTVRSDPANLNSLSSARVADIIQDERGMFWITTRDGGLNAYNPRTGNVAHFQHLPTNKTSLSSDKLRFLQRDESGYLWIGSDYGMNRFDPKTGRTVRFLPIPGEPGQLQGNPVSPILVEPGPAWIGQSRLGQSRPGHIYVCTTAGFEQFDRTSNRWRCFPTVNKSGVPVINATDGLNVINGLCKDRRGLIWMGVPDQTGLRVFNPKTGQINWFDGRTADGKPIPFPKVILEDRAGRLWLCCDNDIFRISADRTVVEQCTPVAISNGEQLKELVTLYEDGQGLIWLERASDKNPLFFDPRQERHPNIPLPKFTNTPGGVPARPATESLMPDPEGFLWISTDLGLIRYKPVQNEMKIELKQPLTYFTIPLPGSVRTSHDPYLLVGAEAGLFVYNKKTGRLIPVRLDKAGSKTIPNAIDSVIDGDGDLWISTWGKGLFRIPKGSLSVETGLVSTYEQWKNDPTNANSLLSNTLQKIAVDAQNTVWVCGAAHGLSRVNKRTRQVQRFVLRQGDPYGLASNYTFAPVIDKQGDVWITSGYAAPLQKLSVKTGRFKKYGAANGFTDNYFAHATLDKIGKIWFNQHQVVSCIDPLTERVTTFPQFVGNSVYSTPITALATTGEIYFGCQNNLRRFGPNDTIHNIPKASSPLRLVSVSCFDTDGTQTMRPMSPDRWRANELALSHRENTLELKFALLDYRNTSSRAYAYSLTGLDDEPQWVSIGLKNTVDFAQMKPGTYLFHLKARNSDGIWTSLAPLRIHISPPWWQSFWAYAAYALLLLLGFWYLLKVRLREQARELALQEAVVIKQQRDEIAQKNAQNELLLKEIHHRVKNNLEVVSSLLALQSAKVTDPNVQEAIQASQNRVQSMGIIHQKLYQGKQLGAIEMRDYFLNLSESILDSFDAAGRITIYCSMPELVLDIDTAVSIGLITNELITNSLKYAFIDKDSGTIHISLTRMDDDSLLLMVADNGIGKQPAEAVNETGFGTQLVELLTRQLDGMLTYENQNGTLVKLRFNRPSIA, from the coding sequence ATGAATGGATACGTTGTTTTTGGGTGGTTCTTCCTGCTATTGTGCCTGTCTGTACCAGACGGGCAGGCACAATCCACGAAGCTTTACTTCGACGAACCCCCCAAAGAGACGTTGGGTCGCAACCGAAATCAATTAACCATCAATCGATTCTTTACCGACCGGGACGATTTTCTCTGGTTCGTCACCGGCAGTGGCCTGAGCCGGTACGACGGTCATGAGATTGTAACGGTGCGCTCTGATCCGGCAAATTTGAACTCCCTCTCCTCGGCGCGGGTGGCGGATATAATTCAGGACGAGCGAGGCATGTTCTGGATAACCACCCGCGATGGGGGCCTTAATGCCTATAATCCGCGAACGGGCAACGTGGCCCATTTTCAGCACCTGCCCACCAACAAAACCAGTTTATCGTCGGATAAGCTCCGGTTTCTTCAACGCGATGAATCCGGTTATCTCTGGATCGGCAGCGATTATGGCATGAATCGGTTCGACCCCAAAACCGGCCGTACTGTCCGTTTTTTGCCCATTCCAGGCGAGCCAGGGCAGTTGCAGGGCAATCCGGTGTCGCCCATTCTGGTCGAACCGGGCCCGGCCTGGATTGGCCAATCCAGGCTGGGCCAATCCAGGCCGGGCCATATTTACGTTTGCACAACCGCCGGGTTCGAGCAGTTTGACCGAACAAGTAACCGTTGGCGGTGCTTTCCGACGGTAAATAAATCCGGGGTGCCCGTGATCAACGCCACGGATGGTCTCAATGTGATTAACGGCCTCTGCAAAGATCGTCGGGGCCTGATCTGGATGGGGGTTCCGGACCAAACCGGGCTGCGGGTTTTTAACCCTAAAACAGGGCAAATCAACTGGTTCGATGGTCGAACGGCCGATGGCAAACCCATTCCGTTTCCAAAAGTGATTCTGGAAGATCGGGCGGGGCGGCTTTGGCTTTGCTGCGATAACGACATCTTCCGTATTTCAGCCGACCGGACCGTCGTGGAGCAATGCACCCCTGTCGCCATCAGCAATGGGGAACAACTCAAGGAACTGGTAACCCTGTACGAAGATGGACAGGGATTAATCTGGCTGGAGAGGGCGAGCGACAAAAATCCGCTTTTTTTCGACCCCCGTCAGGAACGCCACCCCAACATTCCACTGCCAAAATTTACTAACACCCCTGGTGGGGTTCCGGCCCGACCCGCAACGGAGTCCCTCATGCCAGACCCGGAAGGGTTCCTTTGGATCAGTACCGATCTGGGCCTGATTCGATACAAGCCGGTCCAGAATGAAATGAAGATTGAACTGAAACAACCACTCACCTATTTCACCATCCCCCTGCCAGGTTCGGTTAGAACCAGCCACGATCCATACCTGCTAGTCGGTGCGGAAGCTGGCCTGTTCGTTTACAACAAGAAGACGGGTCGTCTCATACCTGTCCGTTTAGATAAGGCAGGGAGTAAGACGATCCCAAATGCCATCGATTCGGTTATTGATGGGGATGGCGACCTCTGGATTTCAACCTGGGGGAAAGGGCTTTTCCGCATTCCAAAGGGCAGCTTATCGGTCGAGACGGGGCTGGTGAGTACCTATGAACAGTGGAAAAACGACCCTACCAATGCCAACAGCCTATTGTCGAACACGCTGCAAAAGATTGCGGTCGATGCGCAGAACACGGTGTGGGTGTGTGGAGCCGCTCACGGCCTTAGTCGGGTAAACAAACGAACCCGGCAAGTGCAGCGATTTGTACTCCGGCAAGGCGATCCCTATGGACTGGCCAGCAACTACACCTTTGCGCCCGTGATTGATAAGCAGGGTGATGTATGGATAACGAGCGGGTATGCGGCTCCCTTACAGAAACTTTCGGTTAAAACGGGACGATTCAAAAAATATGGTGCAGCAAACGGGTTTACGGATAATTATTTTGCCCACGCTACCCTCGACAAAATCGGCAAAATCTGGTTCAACCAGCATCAGGTGGTATCCTGTATCGACCCCCTTACGGAGCGCGTAACCACGTTTCCGCAGTTTGTAGGCAACTCGGTTTACTCTACACCCATTACAGCACTGGCTACTACCGGCGAGATTTATTTCGGTTGCCAGAACAACTTACGGAGATTTGGGCCCAACGATACCATCCACAACATTCCTAAAGCCTCATCACCGTTGCGATTGGTGAGCGTTTCCTGCTTCGATACCGACGGAACGCAAACCATGCGGCCCATGTCCCCGGATCGCTGGCGAGCCAATGAGCTGGCATTGTCGCACCGGGAAAACACCCTGGAACTAAAATTTGCGCTGCTGGATTACCGCAACACCAGCAGTCGTGCCTATGCCTATTCCCTGACCGGACTGGATGACGAGCCACAATGGGTAAGTATCGGTCTGAAAAACACCGTTGATTTTGCCCAGATGAAGCCGGGAACGTACCTGTTCCACCTGAAAGCCCGCAATAGCGACGGAATTTGGACAAGTCTGGCGCCCCTTCGCATACACATCAGCCCACCCTGGTGGCAAAGCTTTTGGGCCTATGCGGCTTATGCGTTGCTGCTGCTACTCGGCTTTTGGTACTTATTGAAGGTTCGTCTGCGTGAACAAGCCCGCGAACTGGCCCTGCAGGAAGCCGTAGTCATTAAACAACAGCGCGACGAGATTGCTCAGAAAAACGCCCAGAACGAACTCCTGCTGAAGGAGATTCATCACCGGGTCAAGAATAATTTGGAAGTGGTATCAAGTTTGCTGGCATTGCAATCGGCTAAAGTTACTGACCCCAACGTACAGGAAGCCATACAGGCCAGTCAGAACCGGGTGCAGAGTATGGGCATCATCCATCAGAAACTCTACCAGGGTAAGCAGTTAGGGGCGATTGAGATGCGAGATTATTTTCTTAACCTCAGCGAAAGCATTCTCGATTCGTTCGATGCGGCCGGGCGTATCACCATCTACTGTTCGATGCCCGAGCTAGTACTGGATATTGACACAGCGGTTTCCATAGGGTTAATAACCAATGAGTTAATAACTAACTCGCTTAAATATGCATTTATCGATAAGGACAGCGGTACAATTCACATCAGCCTGACACGGATGGACGACGATTCGTTGCTGTTGATGGTCGCCGACAATGGTATTGGTAAACAGCCTGCGGAAGCTGTCAATGAAACGGGCTTCGGCACCCAGTTGGTGGAGCTGCTTACCCGCCAGCTCGATGGTATGCTGACCTACGAAAACCAGAATGGGACGCTGGTCAAACTCCGCTTCAACCGGCCATCCATTGCCTAA